The Castor canadensis chromosome X, mCasCan1.hap1v2, whole genome shotgun sequence genome includes a region encoding these proteins:
- the LOC141419435 gene encoding histone H2B type W-T-like — protein MAKQSLDKSAETTTEMLSEEDLVPQETEETNSTSQTQEKPRHHHPHHHPGCGDSLEAYFPWVLKMCQRGLTLSQETMGIMDSCVHDMLDGIASEAGHLSCQANHSTITASDIQKAVHLLLPREVSNKAVH, from the coding sequence ATGGCTAAGCAGAGCTTAGACAAGTCTGCAGAAACAACCACTGAGATGCTTTCTGAGGAGGACCTTGTTCCTCAAGAGACCGAGGAGACCAACTCCACGTCCCAGACACAGGAGAAGCCAAggcaccaccacccccaccatcACCCCGGGTGTGGTGACAGCTTGGAAGCCTATTTCCCCTGGGTGCTAAAAATGTGTCAACGGGGTCTCACCCTGTCCCAGGAGACCATGGGCATCATGGATTCCTGCGTTCATGACATGTTGGATGGCATTGCCAGCGAGGCGGGCCACCTGTCCTGCCAAGCCAACCACTCAACCATCACCGCCTCGGATATCCAGAAGGCCGTGCACCTCCTGCTGCCCAGGGAGGTCAGCAATAAGGCAGTGCACTAG
- the LOC109679008 gene encoding protein BEX4, protein MESKQKQALKNLKVENAQQESEGEEQASIQSEEESRHLGGAEGQKPGGNVKLGRVRRLVPNFRWGISSRHIDRNEVGDDVEKFVGQMMEIKRKSREQQMRHYRRFQTPEPDNHYDFCLIP, encoded by the coding sequence ATGGAGTccaaacagaaacaagcacttaAAAATCTCAAAGTGGAAAATGCTCAACAGGAAAGCGAAGGAGAGGAGCAGGCCTCTATTCAGAGTGAAGAGGAATCCCGCCACTTGGGAGGGGCTGAAGGCCAGAAGCCTGGAGGAAATGTCAAGCTCGGGCGAGTCAGGCGACTTGTCCCTAATTTTCGATGGGGCATATCTAGTAGGCATATTGATCGCAATGAAGTGGGAGATGATGTAGAAAAGTTTGTTGGGCAGATGATGGAAATCAAAAGAAAGAGTAGGGAGCAGCAGATGAGGCATTACAGGCGCTTCCAAACCCCTGAACCTGACAATCATTATGACTTTTGCCTCATACCTTGA